From a single Acidimicrobiales bacterium genomic region:
- a CDS encoding multicopper oxidase domain-containing protein — protein sequence MNAPSSHDTGGVPTVDAEPAAAPALRRDKFLMLCALSALGAMLVSIAAVGVAITTKSSAGSRVATAAPQTVEVELGDFYIKPAKLDVAAGTPVTFKVTNHGKMTHDFVVSGHKTSMLQPGKSGTVTATIDSATQAYCSVPGHRAAGMTMDITTGGGTAASATASDASSTAMDHSMMNSASSGSTSGSGTDATIDPNAQPASSWKPRDATLAPAPGGTVHDVTFHATEKVMEVAPGVSQQMWTFNDQVPGPVLRGKVGDVFNVTLVNDGKVSHSIDFHASQTAMDRNMRTLAPGQRLTYTFRAGHSGIWMYHCGTAPVLHHIGNGMYGAVIIDPPDLPRVDKELLMVQSELYLGPEGQPGDYTKMLDGKPDAVVFNGYYNQYKFAPIHVTAGERIRVWVLNVGPNETSSFHIVGTIFDGVYKEGAWLLRPGVSTGGSQALDLTPAQGGFVELTIPEDGSYAAVSHKFNDAARGATGVLLAGNGTPMAH from the coding sequence ATGAACGCTCCGTCATCACACGACACCGGCGGTGTGCCCACCGTTGACGCCGAACCGGCAGCCGCACCGGCGCTGCGGCGCGACAAGTTCTTGATGCTGTGCGCACTGAGCGCATTGGGGGCGATGCTCGTCTCGATCGCCGCCGTCGGCGTCGCCATCACGACGAAGTCGAGCGCGGGCAGCCGGGTCGCGACCGCGGCGCCCCAGACCGTCGAGGTGGAGCTCGGCGACTTCTACATCAAGCCCGCCAAGCTCGACGTCGCGGCCGGCACGCCGGTCACGTTCAAAGTGACCAACCACGGCAAGATGACGCACGACTTCGTGGTCAGCGGCCACAAGACCTCGATGTTGCAGCCGGGCAAGTCGGGCACCGTCACCGCCACGATCGACTCGGCGACCCAGGCGTACTGCTCGGTGCCCGGCCACCGCGCGGCCGGCATGACCATGGACATCACCACGGGCGGCGGCACAGCCGCGTCGGCAACCGCATCTGACGCGAGCTCGACCGCGATGGACCACTCGATGATGAACAGCGCCAGCTCCGGATCCACGAGCGGAAGCGGGACCGACGCCACCATCGACCCCAATGCCCAGCCGGCCTCGTCGTGGAAGCCGCGTGACGCCACGCTGGCGCCCGCCCCAGGTGGCACCGTCCACGACGTCACCTTCCACGCCACCGAGAAGGTCATGGAGGTTGCTCCGGGCGTCTCCCAGCAGATGTGGACCTTCAACGACCAGGTCCCCGGCCCGGTGCTGCGCGGCAAGGTCGGCGACGTGTTCAACGTGACGCTCGTGAACGATGGCAAGGTCTCGCACAGCATCGACTTCCACGCCTCACAGACGGCGATGGATCGCAACATGCGCACGCTCGCCCCCGGCCAGCGGCTCACGTACACGTTCCGCGCCGGGCATTCCGGGATCTGGATGTACCACTGCGGAACCGCACCGGTCCTTCACCACATCGGCAACGGCATGTACGGCGCAGTGATCATCGACCCGCCCGACCTGCCCCGAGTCGACAAGGAGCTGCTGATGGTGCAATCGGAGCTGTACCTCGGCCCCGAGGGCCAGCCGGGCGACTACACCAAGATGCTCGACGGCAAGCCCGACGCCGTGGTGTTCAACGGCTACTACAACCAGTACAAGTTCGCTCCGATCCACGTCACCGCCGGCGAGCGGATCCGAGTCTGGGTGCTGAACGTGGGACCGAACGAGACCTCGTCGTTCCACATCGTCGGCACCATCTTCGACGGCGTGTACAAGGAAGGTGCGTGGCTCTTGCGGCCCGGCGTCTCGACGGGTGGGTCCCAAGCCCTCGACCTCACCCCGGCGCAGGGTGGGTTCGTGGAGCTGACGATCCCTGAGGACGGGTCGTACGCCGCCGTGAGCCACAAGTTCAACGACGCCGCCCGCGGCGCCACCGGCGTGCTCCTCGCCGGGAACGGGACCCCCATGGCGCACTGA
- a CDS encoding zinc-dependent metalloprotease, whose amino-acid sequence MPDVVDWKWAERVAVRTAGRDPFSESYHYASLGPDFVELTAEAEGRVADTTGLHSLAGPARARVTDRPGWVRANLASFQRMLRPLTERLGSKMTGPTAPIARRVAATEVGLMLGWMSSRVLGQYDLLIVEDERVDEQDIVYFVGPNVLGLEKRFGFPPREFRLWLALHETTHRAQFTGIPWMREHFLGLVSTVLGAVEPDPKRFFDAVGRVASELRQGRNPLDDGGLAAVFASDEQRVALDQMSGLMSLLEGHGDVTMDRAGADQIPSAERFNRVLRQRRRQSNPVLHLLQRLIGLEAKLKQYEQGERFIERVEGVGGSELLNRAWESPAMLPGISEIRDPDRWIGRVRGTSALTA is encoded by the coding sequence GTGCCCGACGTCGTCGACTGGAAGTGGGCAGAGCGGGTCGCCGTCCGCACCGCTGGTCGTGACCCGTTCTCGGAGTCGTACCACTACGCCTCGCTGGGTCCTGACTTCGTCGAGCTGACCGCAGAGGCCGAGGGGAGGGTCGCCGACACCACGGGGCTGCACAGCCTTGCCGGCCCGGCGCGCGCGAGGGTGACCGACCGCCCTGGTTGGGTGCGCGCCAACCTGGCGTCGTTCCAGCGGATGCTGCGCCCGCTGACCGAACGGCTCGGATCGAAGATGACCGGACCGACCGCGCCGATCGCCCGTCGCGTCGCCGCGACGGAAGTCGGCCTGATGCTCGGCTGGATGTCGTCCCGGGTGCTCGGCCAGTACGACCTGTTGATCGTCGAGGACGAGCGCGTCGACGAACAAGACATCGTGTACTTCGTCGGCCCCAACGTGCTGGGGCTCGAGAAGCGATTCGGCTTCCCGCCTCGCGAGTTCCGCCTCTGGCTGGCTTTGCACGAGACCACGCACCGGGCGCAGTTCACCGGCATTCCCTGGATGCGCGAGCACTTCCTCGGCTTGGTCAGCACGGTCCTGGGTGCGGTCGAGCCCGACCCGAAGCGGTTCTTCGACGCCGTCGGCCGGGTGGCGTCGGAGCTGCGACAGGGCCGCAACCCGCTCGACGACGGCGGCCTCGCAGCGGTGTTCGCCAGTGACGAACAGCGCGTGGCGCTCGACCAGATGAGCGGTCTGATGAGCCTGCTCGAAGGACACGGCGACGTGACCATGGACCGAGCGGGCGCCGACCAGATCCCGAGCGCCGAGCGCTTCAACCGTGTGCTGCGTCAGCGGCGGCGCCAGTCGAACCCGGTCCTGCACCTGTTGCAGCGCCTGATCGGGCTGGAGGCCAAGCTCAAGCAGTACGAGCAAGGTGAGCGCTTCATCGAGCGCGTCGAGGGTGTCGGTGGCTCCGAGTTGCTGAATCGGGCCTGGGAGTCGCCGGCCATGCTGCCGGGCATCAGCGAGATCCGTGACCCTGACCGGTGGATCGGCAGGGTGCGGGGAACGTCTGCCCTCACGGCGTAA
- the tilS gene encoding tRNA lysidine(34) synthetase TilS: protein MGLRSDPLLDALVARCRFPEPGTAVSCAVSGGPDSLALLALAVHHGLAVTAIHVDHGLRPGSAGEAEVVAAAASEVGVAFRSEAVQVAPGPNLEARARAARYAVLPADVLTGHTLDDQAETMLLNLLRGAGPAGMAGMAPERRPLLAVRRSETAKLCHVLGWTPVDDPSNRDPSILRNRVRHELLPLLADLAGRDPAPVLAGQAGVFRQLEDLATALAGELDPTDARALAAAPTPVAAAALRSWLRGAGGGYPPDRAALERVLAVARGSVRATELAGGWRVARTGQRLRIVPPPTAADRAGRSRSAR from the coding sequence GTGGGCTTGCGCTCGGACCCCCTGCTCGACGCGCTGGTGGCCCGCTGCCGGTTTCCGGAGCCGGGCACCGCGGTCTCGTGCGCGGTGTCGGGTGGTCCCGATTCGCTGGCGCTGCTGGCGCTGGCGGTCCACCACGGTCTCGCCGTCACCGCCATCCACGTCGACCATGGCCTGCGCCCGGGATCGGCTGGCGAAGCCGAGGTGGTGGCCGCCGCCGCGAGCGAGGTCGGCGTCGCGTTCCGGTCCGAGGCGGTCCAGGTCGCGCCAGGTCCGAACTTGGAGGCGCGTGCGCGCGCTGCCCGCTACGCAGTGCTGCCCGCCGACGTCCTCACCGGTCACACCCTCGACGACCAGGCCGAGACGATGCTGTTGAACTTGCTGCGCGGGGCCGGGCCGGCCGGCATGGCCGGGATGGCTCCCGAGCGCCGCCCGCTGCTCGCAGTGCGACGTTCGGAGACGGCGAAGCTGTGCCACGTGCTCGGGTGGACGCCGGTCGACGACCCCTCGAACCGGGACCCGTCGATCTTGCGCAACCGGGTGCGCCACGAACTGCTGCCGCTGCTGGCCGACCTCGCGGGGCGCGACCCAGCGCCGGTCCTGGCCGGACAGGCAGGCGTGTTCCGTCAACTCGAGGACCTCGCCACGGCGCTCGCCGGCGAGCTGGACCCGACCGACGCCCGTGCGCTCGCCGCTGCCCCCACCCCGGTGGCCGCAGCGGCCCTGCGGTCGTGGCTCCGCGGGGCGGGGGGCGGGTATCCGCCGGACCGTGCGGCGCTCGAGCGCGTCCTGGCGGTGGCCCGGGGGTCCGTGCGGGCCACCGAACTGGCCGGCGGCTGGCGGGTGGCTCGCACCGGCCAGCGCTTGCGGATCGTTCCACCCCCTACGGCCGCCGACCGCGCCGGCAGGTCTCGCAGTGCTCGCTGA
- the hpt gene encoding hypoxanthine phosphoribosyltransferase, which yields MIGREDPLVGQVVVDADRLQERIAELGVQITRDYAEREPLPVLLVGVLKGAFMFMADLVRHIDLPVEVDFMAVSSYGSSTRSSGVVRIVKDLDVDLSDRHVVLVEDIIDSGLTLQYLRKNLAHRNPASLEVCALLVREGQQKGDPDLAYVGFEIPPAFVVGYGLDVSQQYRNLPYIAEYVGE from the coding sequence GTGATCGGGCGGGAGGACCCCCTGGTCGGGCAAGTGGTGGTCGACGCCGACCGGTTGCAGGAGCGCATCGCGGAGCTGGGCGTGCAGATCACCCGCGACTACGCCGAGCGCGAGCCGCTCCCGGTGCTCCTCGTGGGCGTGCTGAAAGGCGCGTTCATGTTCATGGCCGACCTCGTTCGCCACATCGACCTGCCGGTCGAGGTCGACTTCATGGCGGTCTCGTCGTATGGCTCGTCGACGCGGTCGAGCGGTGTCGTGCGGATCGTCAAGGACCTCGACGTCGACTTGTCGGACCGCCACGTGGTCCTGGTCGAGGACATCATCGACTCCGGCCTCACGTTGCAGTACCTGCGCAAGAACCTCGCGCATCGCAACCCGGCGAGCCTCGAGGTCTGCGCGTTGCTCGTGCGAGAAGGCCAGCAGAAGGGCGACCCCGACCTGGCGTACGTCGGCTTCGAGATCCCGCCCGCGTTCGTGGTCGGCTACGGGCTCGACGTCTCCCAGCAATACCGGAACCTGCCGTACATCGCCGAGTACGTCGGCGAGTGA
- the ftsH gene encoding ATP-dependent zinc metalloprotease FtsH codes for MRKFIRPVVASAAVAIIVLVAISMFVGGGSKPKKYRLDQFLTKVDHGQVAEATLKDGDRSVSGKLHDGTKFKTSYPERYTSQIVDRLQQHDVEIKVDHQHTPLWESLLFNLGPFVLILGAFFYFVSAMQGGGSKVISFGKARAKQVSKDEPKVTFADVAGVEEAVEELQEIKDFLQHPAKFQAMGAKIPKGVLLYGPPGTGKTLLARAVAGEAGVPFFSISGSDFVEMFVGVGASRVRDLFEQAKAAAPAIVFVDEIDAVGRHRGAGLGGGHDEREQTLNQLLVEMDGFDVKTGVILIAATNRPDILDPALLRPGRFDRQIVVDQPDLEGRRAILNVHAKGKPLAPDVHVDVVARRTPGFTGADLANLMNEAALLAARRDKSLVSMEEMEDAIDRVIAGPERKTKVLSERERRVIAYHEGGHALVGHVLPGTDPIHKISIVARGRALGWTLALPTEDKVLRTRSELRDQLAMILGGRTAEEMIFGDPTTGASDDIERATNLARAMVTEWGMSDHLGPQRLGDKNGEVFLGRDMGHQPNYSDSVAADIDAEIRRLIDEGHAEAREILELHRPTLDRLADALVEHETLDPPAIMELFGGLDTWKGKPTPNRRIRKATAGGGTGAKSAAGSTGAGKGDTGTNGSSGRATGKSSGRGRRRSTATDDS; via the coding sequence GTGAGGAAGTTCATCCGCCCGGTCGTCGCGTCGGCCGCCGTCGCCATCATCGTCCTCGTCGCCATCAGCATGTTCGTGGGCGGGGGCTCCAAGCCGAAGAAGTACCGGCTCGACCAGTTCCTGACCAAGGTCGACCACGGCCAGGTGGCCGAAGCCACGTTGAAAGACGGCGACCGCTCGGTGTCCGGCAAGCTCCACGACGGCACCAAGTTCAAGACCTCGTACCCCGAGCGGTACACCTCACAGATCGTCGACCGGCTTCAACAGCACGACGTCGAGATCAAGGTCGACCATCAGCACACCCCGCTGTGGGAGTCGCTGCTGTTCAACCTCGGCCCCTTCGTGTTGATCCTCGGGGCGTTCTTCTACTTCGTGTCCGCGATGCAGGGCGGTGGGTCGAAGGTCATCTCGTTCGGCAAAGCCCGGGCCAAGCAGGTGTCCAAGGACGAACCGAAGGTCACGTTCGCGGATGTGGCCGGGGTCGAGGAAGCGGTCGAGGAGCTCCAGGAGATCAAGGACTTCCTCCAGCATCCCGCCAAGTTCCAGGCCATGGGGGCGAAGATCCCCAAGGGCGTGCTGCTGTACGGGCCGCCCGGCACCGGCAAGACCCTGCTCGCCCGGGCGGTCGCCGGCGAGGCTGGCGTGCCGTTCTTCTCCATCTCGGGGTCCGACTTCGTCGAGATGTTCGTCGGCGTGGGCGCGAGCCGGGTCCGCGACTTGTTCGAACAAGCCAAGGCGGCCGCGCCCGCCATCGTGTTCGTCGACGAGATCGATGCCGTCGGCCGTCACCGCGGGGCAGGTCTCGGTGGCGGGCACGACGAGCGTGAGCAGACCCTCAACCAGCTGCTCGTGGAGATGGACGGCTTCGATGTAAAGACCGGTGTGATCCTCATCGCCGCCACCAACCGGCCCGACATCTTGGACCCGGCGCTGTTGCGGCCGGGTCGCTTCGATCGCCAGATCGTGGTCGACCAGCCCGACTTGGAGGGTCGCCGGGCGATCCTCAACGTCCACGCCAAGGGCAAGCCGCTCGCGCCCGATGTCCACGTCGACGTCGTGGCGCGCCGCACCCCGGGATTCACCGGTGCCGACCTGGCCAACCTCATGAACGAGGCGGCGCTGCTGGCAGCGCGCCGCGACAAGTCCCTCGTCTCGATGGAGGAGATGGAGGACGCCATCGACCGCGTGATCGCGGGTCCGGAGCGCAAGACCAAGGTGCTCTCCGAACGCGAGCGCCGGGTGATCGCGTATCACGAGGGCGGCCACGCGCTGGTCGGTCACGTGCTGCCGGGCACCGACCCGATCCACAAGATCTCGATCGTGGCCCGCGGCCGCGCCCTGGGGTGGACGCTGGCGCTGCCCACCGAGGACAAGGTGCTGCGCACCCGCTCTGAGCTGCGCGATCAGCTCGCCATGATCCTCGGTGGTCGCACGGCGGAAGAGATGATCTTCGGCGACCCGACCACCGGCGCGTCCGATGACATCGAGCGGGCCACCAACTTGGCGCGGGCCATGGTCACCGAGTGGGGGATGAGCGATCACCTCGGACCGCAGCGGCTCGGCGACAAGAACGGTGAGGTGTTCCTCGGCCGCGACATGGGCCACCAGCCGAACTACTCCGATTCGGTGGCGGCGGACATCGACGCGGAGATCCGCCGGCTGATCGACGAGGGCCACGCCGAAGCTCGCGAGATCCTCGAGCTGCACCGTCCCACGCTCGACCGTCTCGCCGACGCGCTCGTCGAGCACGAGACGCTCGACCCGCCGGCGATCATGGAGCTGTTCGGCGGGCTCGACACGTGGAAGGGCAAGCCCACGCCGAACCGTCGGATCCGCAAGGCCACGGCGGGCGGCGGCACCGGGGCGAAGAGCGCGGCGGGATCGACGGGAGCGGGCAAAGGTGACACTGGAACCAATGGGTCGTCGGGGCGCGCGACTGGCAAGTCGTCGGGTCGCGGCCGCCGGCGCTCCACCGCCACGGACGACAGCTGA